A section of the Candidatus Dormiibacterota bacterium genome encodes:
- the mutS gene encoding DNA mismatch repair protein MutS, with the protein MDTLTPMLRQYRSIKEQHPDAILLFRLGDFYEMFYDDALVASKALSLTLTSRGRGTRNEAPMCGVPYHAADAYISRLILQGHRVAVCDQVEDPRAARGIVRRAVTRVVSPGTITDPAQLRASEPNYIAAVLAQGEPGRGRPADGFGCAYLDLSTGDFRLSEHRGPGSGDSLAAQIALFRPREILHPEGQSLDALLPREALDGVLTRAVPGWMTAADSAARLLNEILGTATLAGFGVEGRDLAVGAAGALLHYLQEAHKADFRHVTRVVWHEPSEAMVIDATTLRTLEVVENARDGSRESTLLEILDRTGTAMGGRLLRDWMLRPLLSKEAIGERLDAVEFLLARPAERAALRASLEKVHDIERLLARCSLGTATARDLVALRDSLAVLPEIAAWSVALTAPPLARVMAGLDLLADLHARLQESIADDPPAALKEGGLMRDGFHPELDELRTLRRDSRASLATIEARERERTGIGSLKVRYNKVFGYYIEISNAHRKAVPADYERRQTLVGAERYVTPELKEHEVKVLTAQERIETLEYELFTALRDEVTRAAVRLRATARALATLDVLAAFAEAAAIHDYRRPDVDDSLRLRIVEGRHPVVERLLEQERFVPNDCLMDVEDRQILILTGPNMGGKSTYLRQVALIVLMAQAGSFVPAAEAQIGLVDRIFSRVGASDNLARGQSTFLVEMIETANILNNATVRSLILLDEVGRGTSTFDGLSIAWSVAEYLHDVPAVAARTLFATHYHEMIELALLKPRVCNLTMAVREWNDTIVFLRRVLEGAADRSYGIQVARLAGLPREVIERAREVLSNLEREELSRDGRPKLARAHAAPPGAAPSGEPAGGSESGPGRTTPAPAQLGLFAPEEDPILEEIRHARIDEMTPIEALNYLADLRKRLLP; encoded by the coding sequence ATGGACACGCTCACGCCGATGCTCCGCCAGTACCGCTCGATCAAGGAGCAGCACCCCGACGCCATCCTGCTGTTCCGTCTGGGCGACTTCTACGAGATGTTCTACGACGACGCGCTTGTGGCCTCGAAGGCGCTGTCCCTGACCCTGACGTCGCGCGGACGCGGTACCAGGAACGAGGCCCCCATGTGCGGCGTGCCGTACCACGCCGCGGACGCCTATATCTCCCGACTCATCCTCCAGGGGCACCGGGTCGCCGTGTGCGACCAGGTCGAGGACCCGCGCGCCGCCAGGGGGATCGTCAGGCGCGCCGTGACCCGCGTCGTGTCCCCCGGCACGATCACCGATCCCGCGCAGCTCCGGGCCTCCGAGCCCAACTACATCGCCGCGGTCCTGGCGCAGGGGGAACCCGGGCGCGGACGCCCGGCGGACGGTTTCGGCTGCGCCTACCTCGACCTGTCCACGGGGGATTTCCGCCTGTCCGAGCACCGCGGTCCAGGCTCCGGCGATTCCCTGGCCGCGCAGATCGCCCTGTTCCGGCCGCGCGAGATCCTGCATCCGGAGGGACAGTCCCTCGACGCTCTTCTTCCCAGGGAAGCGCTGGACGGCGTCCTGACCCGCGCCGTGCCGGGCTGGATGACCGCCGCCGACTCCGCGGCGCGGCTTTTGAACGAGATCCTCGGCACGGCGACCCTCGCCGGTTTCGGCGTGGAGGGACGGGACCTGGCGGTGGGCGCGGCCGGCGCGCTCCTGCACTACCTGCAGGAGGCGCACAAGGCCGATTTCCGGCACGTGACCCGCGTCGTCTGGCACGAGCCGAGCGAGGCGATGGTGATCGACGCCACCACGCTCAGGACTCTCGAGGTCGTGGAAAACGCCCGCGACGGCAGCCGCGAGTCGACGCTCCTCGAGATCCTGGACCGCACCGGGACGGCGATGGGCGGCCGCCTCCTGCGCGACTGGATGCTGCGCCCGCTTCTGTCGAAGGAGGCGATCGGCGAGCGTCTGGACGCCGTCGAGTTTCTCCTGGCGAGGCCGGCCGAGCGCGCCGCCTTACGGGCCAGTCTCGAGAAGGTCCACGACATCGAGCGCCTTCTGGCCCGCTGTTCGCTGGGCACCGCCACCGCGCGGGACCTCGTGGCGCTGCGCGACTCTCTCGCCGTCCTGCCGGAGATCGCCGCCTGGTCCGTGGCGCTCACGGCTCCTCCCCTGGCCCGGGTCATGGCGGGCCTGGACCTCCTGGCCGACCTGCACGCGCGGCTTCAGGAATCGATCGCCGACGATCCGCCGGCCGCGCTCAAGGAGGGGGGCTTGATGCGCGACGGCTTTCACCCCGAGCTCGACGAGCTCCGGACGCTGCGGCGCGACAGCCGCGCCTCGCTCGCCACCATCGAGGCGCGCGAGAGGGAGCGCACCGGGATCGGCTCGCTCAAGGTGCGCTACAACAAGGTGTTCGGCTATTACATCGAGATCAGCAACGCGCACAGGAAGGCGGTGCCGGCCGACTACGAGCGCAGGCAGACGCTCGTCGGCGCCGAGCGCTACGTCACCCCCGAGCTGAAGGAGCACGAGGTGAAGGTCCTCACGGCGCAGGAGCGGATCGAGACGCTCGAATACGAGCTGTTCACGGCCCTGCGCGACGAGGTGACCCGGGCCGCGGTCCGTCTGCGCGCCACGGCGCGGGCCCTGGCGACGCTCGACGTCCTGGCGGCGTTCGCCGAGGCCGCGGCGATCCACGATTACCGCCGGCCGGACGTCGACGACTCCCTGCGGCTGCGGATCGTCGAGGGGCGGCATCCCGTGGTCGAGCGGCTCCTGGAGCAGGAGCGCTTCGTCCCCAACGACTGCCTCATGGACGTCGAGGACCGGCAGATCCTCATCCTGACCGGCCCTAACATGGGAGGCAAGTCGACATACCTGCGCCAGGTGGCGCTCATCGTCCTGATGGCCCAGGCCGGCTCGTTCGTGCCCGCGGCGGAGGCCCAGATCGGCCTGGTCGATCGGATCTTCAGCCGCGTCGGCGCCTCGGACAACCTGGCGCGCGGCCAGAGCACCTTCCTGGTGGAGATGATCGAGACCGCCAACATCCTCAACAACGCGACCGTCCGCTCCCTGATCCTTCTGGACGAGGTCGGGCGCGGCACCTCCACCTTCGACGGCCTGTCGATCGCCTGGTCCGTCGCGGAGTACCTGCACGACGTGCCCGCAGTCGCGGCCCGCACCCTGTTCGCCACGCACTACCACGAGATGATCGAGCTGGCGCTCCTGAAACCGCGGGTGTGCAACCTGACGATGGCGGTGCGCGAGTGGAACGACACGATCGTGTTCCTGCGCCGCGTCCTGGAGGGGGCCGCCGACCGGTCCTACGGCATCCAGGTGGCCCGCCTGGCCGGGCTGCCGCGCGAGGTGATCGAGAGGGCCAGGGAGGTGCTCTCGAACCTGGAGCGTGAGGAGCTGTCACGCGACGGACGACCGAAGCTGGCGCGCGCTCACGCCGCCCCGCCGGGCGCGGCGCCGTCCGGTGAGCCTGCCGGAGGGTCGGAGTCAGGCCCCGGCAG
- a CDS encoding DedA family protein, with product MGEAIQHAMAAHAWEALVIVFLLAWLEYVFPPVPGDSTMLFGFFLAGSGALSFPAVFLAALSGSVLGALTAYRLGTRLGRTYFFLKSAWAREELDKVERWFGRFGPRLLAVNRFIPGVRGFFLYAAGIGRMEARGVVIYSSLSNVLWVAVLAWGGTGLGSTWEEVRVVFRRYVWGIAVFLAVYLGLSIARSRRRRRVGLRSSS from the coding sequence ATGGGCGAGGCGATCCAGCACGCCATGGCGGCCCACGCCTGGGAGGCGCTGGTCATCGTCTTCCTCCTGGCCTGGCTGGAATACGTCTTCCCCCCCGTGCCGGGCGACTCGACGATGCTGTTCGGCTTCTTTCTCGCCGGCTCGGGAGCCCTGTCGTTCCCGGCGGTCTTCCTGGCCGCGCTGTCGGGAAGCGTTCTAGGCGCCCTCACGGCGTACCGCCTCGGCACGCGTCTGGGGCGCACATACTTCTTCCTGAAGTCGGCCTGGGCGCGGGAGGAGCTGGACAAGGTCGAGCGCTGGTTCGGACGATTCGGGCCCCGCCTCCTGGCGGTCAACCGCTTCATTCCCGGCGTGCGGGGCTTCTTCCTCTACGCCGCCGGGATCGGGCGCATGGAGGCGCGCGGTGTCGTGATCTACTCGAGCCTGAGCAACGTGCTCTGGGTGGCTGTTCTCGCGTGGGGAGGAACCGGTCTCGGCTCGACCTGGGAAGAGGTGCGCGTCGTGTTCCGGCGTTACGTCTGGGGGATCGCAGTCTTCCTGGCGGTCTACCTGGGGCTCTCGATCGCGCGGTCCAGGCGCAGGCGCCGGGTCGGTCTCAGGTCTTCTTCTTGA
- the smc gene encoding chromosome segregation protein SMC: MPRILKLDRMEIHGFKSFYGRTRFDFPNGITAVVGPNGCGKSNIGDAISWVLGEQKASSLRSDRMEDVIFNGSEGRRPLGMAEVSLHFKNLLSDGHSAGPGNGHAPGNGQPENGNGQSATVEQAPGAALPGDHEVPIAEASEIDPLRAGAPPLAGAEPDVMRITAIEEIPEQVVVTRRIYRSGESEYILNGERCRLKDIQDLLARTDIGSRLYSTIEQGKIDQVLAAKPKDRRAMFEEAAGILGYRTKRRQAEQKLEAAQANLLRINDIVIEVEKQINVLRRQAAKARRYQRLVDDLRERRLALLRHRLAMADGERQATGSALEALRADEVSCAASLAADEAQLERLRLVLEEGEAAALRRRDEIHAFDLEIDRIQERLRAGQEQMRDLESRLAEGGQEMLGLRTRLSEQEERLAAAGADIEAIEERLSASRSSTAAVAVDDGARASEIETREAALEAARAALLDRIEGIAAMTRRGASLEEQGRVACSALDRIGRELEELGVLRERAASDVESLARESEAGQERARACAVEHEGAAEAAREATERLGAAEKRAEELKGRGAVLAERLAALAEMERQHAGFSEGVGDILKGASGLRPRGVVGDRLDVPGGLEKAVEATLGDLLEAVLVGGKEDAVRGVAYLRGSARGRVSFIAEESGAAAADSAAGGPPEADRLSGKIGGVPCGPVARILERTLLVEDLEQAFRLHAANPAFAYVTPQGDIVRLDGSATGGDGRALQHWLLQRRAEKEEIARRMSDTAVALDEIEGSFVRLREDQTEVQQRLRVAALAVQDEARLAFERDLKLQQARAETDRIDRALPLLTSERSRLQRDIAAWGGEAAALAGDLTKLQDERRAVEEEIQTKGAELLALRTELDSVRRESSEARAVLAAAEERRQSLARERDRLGEAVGDLKTSIARRGREIDEGNDRVAQIRGQEASSEQQRQAALQARAEAASRDEAAHAGLAYERGLLLAREQAVKEGRAAQATLRERQQEHQLRRARAEADLEHLERSCRDELATTLDALRASPAPPADGPGVEEREAEAQRIRADIEAIGPVNLMAVEQQKDLEERFSFLSAQKQDLEDAISALRDTIRTINREARERFKSAFAAIQGNFQECFKTLFGGGTAELRLAEGEDDVLEAGIEIVAQPPGKRLQKIGLLSGGEKALTAMALLVSLFRYRPSPFCILDEVDAPLDEANVERFTKLLQQLRSDTQFILITHNRKSMEAADLLYGVTMEEPGVSKILPLRFE; the protein is encoded by the coding sequence ATGCCCCGCATCCTGAAGCTCGACCGGATGGAAATCCACGGGTTCAAGTCGTTCTACGGGCGGACCCGCTTCGACTTCCCGAACGGCATCACGGCCGTGGTCGGCCCGAACGGCTGCGGCAAGAGCAACATCGGCGACGCGATCTCCTGGGTGCTCGGGGAGCAGAAGGCGAGCTCCCTGCGGAGCGACCGGATGGAGGACGTCATCTTCAACGGCAGCGAGGGGCGCAGGCCGCTGGGGATGGCGGAGGTGTCCCTGCACTTCAAAAACCTTCTATCCGACGGTCACTCGGCCGGGCCAGGGAACGGCCACGCGCCGGGCAACGGTCAGCCGGAGAACGGCAACGGCCAGTCCGCGACGGTGGAGCAGGCCCCGGGAGCCGCGCTCCCCGGCGATCACGAAGTGCCGATCGCGGAGGCGTCCGAGATCGACCCTCTCCGCGCCGGCGCGCCGCCTCTGGCCGGAGCGGAGCCGGACGTCATGCGGATCACCGCGATCGAGGAGATCCCGGAGCAGGTCGTCGTCACGCGCCGGATCTACCGGTCGGGGGAGAGCGAGTACATCCTGAACGGCGAGCGCTGCCGTCTCAAGGACATCCAGGACCTCCTGGCGAGGACCGATATCGGCTCGCGGCTTTACTCCACTATCGAGCAGGGGAAGATCGACCAGGTCCTGGCCGCCAAGCCCAAGGATCGGCGCGCCATGTTCGAGGAGGCGGCCGGCATCCTCGGATACCGCACGAAGCGACGGCAGGCCGAGCAGAAGCTCGAGGCCGCCCAGGCGAACCTGCTGCGCATCAACGACATCGTCATCGAGGTGGAAAAGCAGATCAATGTCCTGCGCCGCCAGGCGGCCAAGGCCCGCCGGTATCAGCGTCTGGTGGACGATCTGCGGGAGAGGAGGCTGGCTCTCCTGCGACACCGTCTGGCGATGGCGGACGGCGAACGGCAGGCGACCGGCTCCGCTCTCGAGGCGCTGCGCGCGGACGAGGTCTCCTGTGCGGCGTCGCTCGCCGCCGACGAGGCGCAGCTCGAGCGCCTGCGACTGGTGCTCGAAGAAGGGGAGGCGGCGGCGCTCCGGCGGCGTGACGAGATCCATGCGTTCGATCTCGAAATCGATCGGATCCAGGAGCGTCTGCGCGCGGGACAGGAGCAGATGCGCGACCTCGAATCGCGCCTGGCGGAGGGCGGGCAGGAGATGCTGGGCCTGCGGACGCGCCTGTCCGAGCAGGAGGAGCGTCTGGCCGCCGCGGGCGCGGACATCGAGGCGATCGAGGAGCGTCTGAGCGCGAGCCGGTCGTCCACGGCCGCGGTCGCGGTCGACGACGGCGCGCGCGCCAGTGAAATCGAGACCCGCGAGGCGGCGCTGGAGGCGGCGCGCGCGGCGCTCCTCGATCGGATCGAAGGGATCGCCGCGATGACACGGCGCGGCGCCTCGCTCGAGGAGCAGGGGCGTGTGGCGTGCTCGGCGCTCGACAGGATCGGGCGGGAGCTGGAGGAGCTCGGTGTCCTGCGGGAGCGCGCCGCGTCGGACGTGGAATCGCTGGCGCGGGAGTCGGAGGCCGGGCAGGAGCGCGCGCGGGCCTGCGCGGTCGAACACGAGGGGGCGGCCGAGGCCGCGCGCGAGGCAACTGAGCGTCTCGGCGCGGCCGAGAAGCGCGCCGAGGAATTGAAGGGTCGCGGCGCGGTGCTGGCGGAGAGGCTCGCGGCATTGGCCGAAATGGAGCGGCAGCACGCCGGGTTCTCCGAGGGAGTCGGAGACATCCTGAAGGGGGCCTCAGGACTGAGGCCGCGGGGTGTCGTGGGGGACCGCCTCGATGTGCCGGGCGGCCTCGAGAAGGCGGTGGAGGCGACGCTCGGTGATCTGCTGGAGGCCGTGCTGGTCGGCGGGAAGGAAGACGCGGTCCGCGGCGTGGCGTACCTGCGCGGCAGCGCGCGCGGACGCGTGTCGTTCATCGCCGAGGAGAGCGGCGCGGCGGCGGCCGATTCGGCCGCGGGCGGACCGCCGGAGGCGGACCGGCTGTCCGGGAAGATCGGCGGCGTGCCCTGCGGTCCCGTCGCCCGGATCCTCGAGCGCACTCTCCTGGTCGAGGATCTCGAGCAGGCGTTCCGCCTGCACGCCGCGAACCCCGCCTTCGCGTACGTCACCCCCCAGGGGGACATCGTCCGTCTCGACGGCTCCGCCACGGGCGGCGACGGCCGGGCCCTGCAGCACTGGCTCCTGCAGCGCCGGGCGGAGAAGGAGGAGATCGCCCGGCGCATGTCCGACACCGCGGTGGCGCTCGACGAGATCGAGGGGAGTTTCGTCCGGCTGCGCGAGGATCAGACCGAGGTGCAGCAGCGCTTGAGAGTCGCGGCGCTGGCCGTGCAGGACGAGGCGCGACTGGCGTTCGAGCGCGATCTGAAGCTGCAGCAGGCCCGCGCGGAGACGGACCGGATCGACCGCGCCCTGCCTCTCCTGACGAGCGAGCGGTCGAGGCTGCAGCGCGATATCGCCGCGTGGGGCGGGGAGGCGGCGGCGCTCGCGGGGGATCTCACGAAGCTCCAGGACGAGCGCCGCGCGGTCGAGGAGGAAATCCAGACGAAGGGGGCCGAGCTCCTGGCGCTGCGCACCGAGCTGGACAGCGTGCGCCGCGAGTCGTCCGAGGCGCGGGCCGTCCTGGCGGCGGCCGAGGAGCGCCGGCAGTCCCTGGCGCGCGAGCGGGACCGCCTGGGCGAGGCGGTGGGGGATCTCAAGACTTCGATCGCCCGGAGGGGCCGCGAGATCGATGAGGGGAACGATCGCGTCGCCCAGATCCGCGGACAGGAGGCGAGCTCCGAGCAGCAGCGCCAGGCGGCGCTCCAGGCGCGTGCCGAGGCCGCGTCGCGCGACGAGGCGGCGCACGCCGGGCTGGCCTACGAGCGCGGTCTCCTGCTGGCCCGCGAGCAGGCGGTCAAGGAGGGACGCGCGGCGCAGGCCACCCTGCGCGAGCGGCAGCAGGAGCACCAGCTGCGCCGGGCGCGCGCCGAGGCCGATCTCGAGCACCTGGAGCGATCCTGCCGCGACGAGCTGGCCACGACGCTCGACGCCCTGCGCGCCTCGCCGGCGCCGCCCGCCGACGGTCCCGGTGTCGAGGAGCGCGAGGCGGAAGCGCAGCGAATCCGGGCCGACATCGAGGCGATCGGTCCGGTGAATCTCATGGCGGTCGAGCAGCAGAAGGACCTGGAGGAGCGTTTCTCCTTCCTGAGCGCGCAGAAGCAGGACCTGGAGGACGCCATCTCCGCCCTGCGCGACACCATCCGCACCATCAACCGCGAGGCGCGCGAGCGCTTCAAGAGCGCCTTCGCAGCGATCCAGGGGAATTTCCAGGAATGCTTCAAGACGCTGTTCGGCGGCGGCACCGCGGAGCTGCGTCTGGCGGAAGGCGAGGACGACGTGCTGGAGGCGGGGATCGAGATCGTGGCGCAACCGCCCGGCAAGAGGCTGCAGAAGATCGGTCTCCTGTCAGGGGGGGAGAAGGCGCTGACGGCGATGGCGCTTCTCGTGTCCCTGTTCCGCTACCGGCCCTCGCCGTTCTGCATCCTCGACGAGGTCGACGCCCCTCTCGACGAGGCGAACGTCGAACGGTTCACGAAACTTCTGCAGCAGCTCCGGAGCGACACGCAGTTCATCCTGATCACCCACAACCGCAAGAGCATGGAGGCGGCCGACCTCCTCTACGGAGTCACCATGGAGGAACCCGGTGTGTCCAAGATCCTGCCGCTGAGGTTCGAGTGA
- a CDS encoding YajQ family cyclic di-GMP-binding protein, whose amino-acid sequence MASENSFDIISKIDLQEVDNAVQQALKEIHQRYDFKGSISDIRREKEVLHLVADDDYKLKAVTEILLEKLAARRVPGKGLTFKTPEQATGQSLRQEIVLQQGIPQEQAKEIVKILKSSGLKVQASIQADQVRVKGKSKDELQGAMKVLRDSSLKIDMQFTNYR is encoded by the coding sequence GTGGCGTCCGAAAACTCCTTCGACATCATCTCGAAGATCGATCTGCAGGAGGTCGACAACGCCGTTCAGCAGGCCCTCAAGGAGATCCATCAGCGCTACGACTTCAAGGGGAGCATCTCCGACATCCGACGCGAGAAGGAGGTCCTCCACCTGGTGGCCGACGACGACTACAAGCTGAAGGCGGTGACCGAGATCCTTCTGGAGAAGCTGGCGGCGCGGCGCGTCCCCGGTAAAGGGTTGACCTTCAAGACGCCGGAGCAGGCGACGGGACAGAGTCTCCGGCAGGAGATCGTCCTGCAGCAGGGAATCCCGCAGGAGCAGGCCAAGGAGATCGTCAAGATCCTCAAGTCGAGCGGTCTCAAGGTGCAGGCGTCGATCCAGGCCGACCAGGTGCGCGTCAAGGGGAAGAGCAAGGACGAGCTGCAGGGGGCGATGAAGGTCCTGCGCGATTCCTCACTCAAGATCGACATGCAGTTCACGAACTACCGCTGA
- a CDS encoding polyprenyl synthetase family protein — translation MTDAASGLKTARVRPPRRGAATPPPPAVRAVHSLPPGLPEIMLLVGDKLAQVEEECRRHLRSEVGVIDEIGRYIAEGGGKRVRPILLLLSAQLCGYEGDRDVMFASVFEFIHTATLVHDDVIDEAALRRGRGSLNARWGNGLTVLLGDYLYIKSMNMALAADDLVIIKILAEITLKMIEGELIADRRRSDIDISEAEHLDIVRRKTACLFSGCGRVAGVLSKGSPERVAALSDYGMNLGMAFQIIDDLLDFTASESVLGKPVASDLREGKLTLPLIYLLEKSDPRARAMIQTVLEERDFRTVSREEIIDLLRRGHTLERTREVAVAYARRAQTALQAFSPSPARNALLSLPDFVLLRQY, via the coding sequence ATGACCGACGCCGCCTCCGGACTGAAGACGGCGCGTGTGCGGCCCCCGAGACGCGGCGCCGCGACCCCGCCCCCCCCCGCGGTGCGCGCCGTGCACTCCCTCCCCCCCGGCCTGCCGGAGATCATGCTTCTGGTGGGCGACAAGCTCGCCCAGGTGGAAGAGGAATGCCGGCGCCACCTGCGCTCGGAGGTCGGCGTCATCGATGAGATCGGCCGTTACATCGCCGAGGGGGGAGGGAAACGCGTACGCCCGATCCTCCTGCTCCTGTCGGCGCAGCTCTGCGGCTACGAAGGCGACCGCGACGTGATGTTCGCCTCGGTGTTCGAATTCATCCACACGGCGACGCTGGTGCACGACGACGTCATCGACGAGGCGGCGCTGAGGCGCGGTCGAGGCTCGCTGAACGCACGCTGGGGCAACGGCCTCACGGTGCTGCTCGGCGACTACCTCTACATCAAATCGATGAACATGGCCCTGGCCGCCGATGACCTCGTGATCATCAAGATCCTGGCGGAAATCACGCTGAAGATGATCGAGGGGGAACTGATCGCCGACAGGCGTCGTTCGGACATCGACATCAGCGAGGCGGAGCACCTCGATATCGTCCGGCGCAAGACGGCCTGCCTGTTCTCGGGGTGCGGCCGGGTGGCGGGGGTCCTCTCGAAGGGATCGCCCGAGAGAGTGGCGGCGCTCTCCGACTACGGAATGAACCTCGGGATGGCCTTCCAGATCATCGACGATCTCCTCGATTTCACCGCGAGCGAGAGCGTCCTCGGCAAGCCGGTCGCCTCGGACCTGCGGGAGGGGAAGCTCACCCTGCCCCTCATCTACCTGCTCGAGAAGAGCGACCCGCGTGCCCGCGCAATGATCCAGACTGTCCTCGAGGAGCGCGATTTCAGGACGGTGTCGCGCGAGGAGATCATCGATCTCCTGCGACGCGGTCATACGCTCGAGCGCACCCGGGAGGTGGCGGTCGCCTATGCCCGCAGGGCGCAGACCGCACTTCAGGCGTTCAGTCCGTCGCCGGCCCGCAACGCCCTCCTGTCCCTGCCCGACTTCGTGCTGCTCCGGCAGTACTGA
- a CDS encoding outer membrane lipoprotein carrier protein LolA, whose product MRSSILLWGAIPAILIATPSWAEGETRTAPVPADAVSEARSVEEALNGLRGLVASFTQTVESAGLPRPQIEKGTVYLMRPGRMRWEYEVPRGKLAIADGRKSWVYLPEERQVLVAPLDQEGSRSGIAILLQRVDLVGSFEISWGGENQRGPRPLLLKPRAPRPEYDHLLLTPGPDHLVRVLTIFDPLGSRITYRFDRLRRVETLDDELFRFETPAGIEIQEIPPS is encoded by the coding sequence ATGCGGTCCTCGATCCTGCTGTGGGGAGCCATCCCGGCGATTCTGATCGCGACCCCATCGTGGGCCGAGGGGGAGACGAGGACGGCGCCGGTGCCGGCGGACGCGGTGAGCGAGGCGCGCAGCGTGGAGGAGGCCCTGAACGGTCTGCGGGGGCTGGTCGCGTCGTTCACGCAGACCGTGGAGTCGGCGGGGCTTCCCAGACCGCAGATCGAGAAGGGGACGGTCTACCTGATGCGGCCGGGCCGGATGCGCTGGGAATACGAGGTCCCGCGCGGCAAGCTGGCCATAGCCGACGGTCGCAAGAGCTGGGTCTACCTGCCGGAGGAGCGCCAGGTGCTGGTGGCGCCGCTCGACCAGGAGGGGTCGCGCAGCGGCATCGCCATTCTGCTCCAGCGCGTGGACCTGGTCGGGTCGTTCGAGATCTCCTGGGGCGGGGAGAACCAGCGCGGTCCGCGACCGCTCCTGCTGAAGCCACGCGCCCCCAGGCCGGAGTACGACCACCTCCTGCTGACTCCCGGCCCCGATCACCTGGTGAGAGTCCTGACCATCTTCGATCCGCTGGGGAGCCGCATCACCTATCGTTTCGACCGGCTGCGGCGGGTGGAGACGCTGGACGACGAGCTCTTCCGCTTCGAGACCCCCGCCGGAATCGAGATTCAGGAGATCCCCCCGTCCTGA
- a CDS encoding tetratricopeptide repeat protein, producing MRIQGKWRWALLAVAVIGLANVAYVPSGGFAVREGPGGTTVPLDPGFHLRVPLYHRLYVYDGAPVVLDGPVDIVTRDHAAFKLPVHIAGRASPGDVLTFHRGRTGREARIYIQERMTAAVAAAARGFNSDEILSSGIDRRLGPLVSADLITRGIADDGLHVKDPSPQVVFNAVVDYLRRKFPTSARALAERSLQAAPREALYHAAMGEVLESEGKKDEAEQQYLEALYENPVALEPMSRLFLLYQTTQEPAKIMKLQRLLTASLEKNKDSAIHHDWLGQVFMREGQYDKAEEAFHAAIGLAPKEAEFQIDLGGLKAKQGKLDEAIAAFQKALELKPDQPLALFNIGSVYAIQGDMDKAIEQFHRAERAGPPNTALFNSLAQAYEQKGQLDHAAEYLRRSLTLRPQQPDRQAQLKAIQAKLKKKT from the coding sequence ATGCGCATTCAGGGAAAGTGGCGGTGGGCCCTGCTCGCGGTCGCGGTGATCGGGTTGGCGAACGTGGCGTACGTCCCTTCCGGCGGCTTCGCCGTGCGCGAAGGACCGGGCGGGACCACGGTCCCGCTCGACCCGGGCTTCCACCTTCGAGTGCCCCTGTACCATCGTCTTTACGTCTATGACGGCGCTCCCGTCGTTCTCGACGGTCCGGTCGATATCGTCACGAGGGACCACGCCGCGTTCAAGCTGCCGGTGCACATCGCGGGGCGCGCGTCGCCTGGGGACGTGCTGACCTTCCATCGCGGCCGCACCGGCCGCGAGGCGCGCATCTACATTCAGGAGCGGATGACCGCCGCGGTGGCCGCGGCCGCCCGGGGATTCAATTCCGACGAGATCCTGTCGTCCGGGATCGATCGGCGGCTCGGGCCGCTCGTGTCGGCGGACCTGATCACGCGCGGCATCGCGGATGACGGTCTGCACGTGAAGGACCCCAGTCCTCAAGTCGTATTCAACGCCGTGGTGGATTACCTCAGACGCAAGTTTCCCACGTCGGCGCGCGCCCTGGCCGAGCGCTCCCTGCAGGCGGCACCCAGGGAGGCGCTCTACCACGCCGCGATGGGCGAGGTCCTCGAGTCCGAAGGCAAGAAGGACGAGGCGGAGCAGCAGTACCTGGAGGCGCTCTACGAGAACCCCGTGGCCCTCGAGCCGATGAGCCGGCTGTTCCTCCTGTACCAGACGACGCAGGAGCCGGCGAAGATCATGAAGCTCCAGCGCCTGCTCACCGCCAGCCTCGAGAAGAACAAGGACTCCGCCATCCATCACGACTGGCTGGGACAGGTTTTCATGCGGGAGGGTCAGTATGACAAGGCGGAGGAAGCGTTCCACGCCGCCATCGGTCTCGCCCCGAAGGAAGCCGAGTTCCAGATCGACCTGGGGGGGCTCAAGGCGAAGCAGGGCAAGCTCGACGAGGCGATCGCCGCCTTCCAGAAGGCTCTCGAGCTCAAGCCGGATCAGCCCCTGGCGCTGTTCAACATCGGATCGGTCTACGCGATCCAGGGGGACATGGACAAGGCGATCGAGCAATTCCACCGCGCGGAGCGCGCCGGCCCTCCCAACACCGCCCTGTTCAACTCACTGGCCCAGGCCTACGAGCAGAAGGGACAGCTCGACCATGCCGCCGAGTACCTGCGACGGTCGCTGACGCTGCGGCCCCAGCAGCCCGATCGCCAGGCGCAGCTGAAGGCGATCCAGGCCAAGCTCAAGAAGAAGACCTGA